Genomic DNA from Gemmatimonadota bacterium:
TCTGTCTATCTTACGGGGCTTGTCAATCGGCATCGGACCGCGCTGCCAAACGCATGACATACCTCATTGCACCCGATGGGACAATCGCACAAATCCATACCAATGTGGATGCGCGAAAACATCCCGAGGCATTGTTGCCCACAATATAGGGATGCATCGACTGGCGGCAGACGGATTGTATCGTCTGCCGTTTTACTTACGAACGAATAGACGAATAGACGAATAGACGAATAGACGAATAGACGAATAGACGAA
This window encodes:
- a CDS encoding peroxiredoxin, whose protein sequence is MGFQERIRDYADRNVQILGVSTDSVEANAKFAKTQEFEYPLLCDTEREICLSYGACQSASDRAAKRMTYLIAPDGTIAQIHTNVDARKHPEALLPTI